The DNA sequence GATAGCGTAGCCCGTAGCACGCCGACCTTGTGGGCATGAGCGCAAGCGAAATGCCCACAAGGGCACGCCCAAAAAAATTATTAGTTAAAAAAATAAAGTAAATGTAAAAAAAGCGGGCTAAAAAACCCACTTTGAAGGAATTATTTCTTTTTAAGCTTTTCTTGCAAAGACCAAACTAACTCTTCCAATTTGTCTAAACGTTTATGCAGGTCATCAGGCGAACCAATGTGCGAAGTCATACGAGTTTGTACTTGCCATATTTCTCGGATAGTATCTAAATGTACTTTGTAGGGCGGATAGTATTTGTTGTCAGAAATGAGCTCCAACAAGTTTTGAGGTTTGTGCATTTTGATGCGCTTGACTACAATACCTTCATCGGAAACTACTACATAAATAGCATGGTCTTGTATCCAAGTGTAATTTTCAACGAATTTGCAAATAACCATGTCGCCAGGTTCTAGGGTAGGGTGCATACTATCGCCCTCTACTTCAAAAGCTCTATAGGTGCCTCCTTTGAGATAAGGAATACTCATTTTGGGCAAGCTTGTAATATATTCAGGGTCGCTGTAACCTGCCAGGTATCCTGCTTGAGCTTTTGCACCTACTATTTCAATGTTTTCTCGGTTTTTTTCATTAACGG is a window from the Bacteroidia bacterium genome containing:
- a CDS encoding LexA family transcriptional regulator, whose translation is MKTEARDKPFHYNLRQLRKRAGLTQGALAEKLNLKRAVIGAYEEGRAEPKIENLIKIASFFNRTVDELVGSIIDLDNPTPKKDRLRILAITVNEKNRENIEIVGAKAQAGYLAGYSDPEYITSLPKMSIPYLKGGTYRAFEVEGDSMHPTLEPGDMVICKFVENYTWIQDHAIYVVVSDEGIVVKRIKMHKPQNLLELISDNKYYPPYKVHLDTIREIWQVQTRMTSHIGSPDDLHKRLDKLEELVWSLQEKLKKK